In Salvelinus fontinalis isolate EN_2023a chromosome 8, ASM2944872v1, whole genome shotgun sequence, the genomic stretch ctaccatgtAGGTTATACTGTATTATGCTGTAATGTAAAAACCTAAGGTTTGCAATGGTGGAGTTGAAGCGCATGTCCTTTGGTCAAAGAAATCTAACTGACTTGAAACTTTTATAATACCCACAGAGCAAGCTAGTGGTATACCACCACCCCTGCTTGCTGGAAATGTTACTGCCCAACTGCACAGTCCCTCCCTAACGTTGTCTTAATTAGTACTGTCAGCTCCTCCAACCACAAATGTTGGCCCCTGGCCCTCACAATTAAATCCTGCATAATGAATGATATGAGCAGGTAACCCAATTGTATAATTTGTAGTAACAGAAACTATACATTCAAAGTTTATTCACTCAAGTATTTGCACCTTAATGGTCTGGACTGGTTGGCAAATGCCTTATACCTTTGTACTCTGTACTCAGTACAGAATGGACGGTGTCATTTCGGGGTGTTATGACTGACGCGGAATATCATCCAATGGGAGATCACATAAATATTTAGCTAGGTTGCTAACAAGCTAAGAAGGTTGCTAGCTAGGACCTATTGGAAGAAGATGGATACTGTAACGCTGGTAACGTTTGTTTTGAAAAATAGAGTTTTTTTTATGTTATACTCCTGATGTGACTTATTAAAGTCTAGTGACTTTGACCACGTCACGAGAGATAATGTGTTTGCTGCCTGTCGAGAAATTGGAagatattagctagctaactcgcCGGATGTTTTAACAAACTAGCTGATGTAGCATTTACAACagtgtaactagctagctaatcagACGATACAGTATGTAAGTTCAGAAACTCTGTGGCTAAATCCTCTATCTCTGGTCACAATGCTTAGTCAGCTTAGTAATGTAACATGTTTCCGTTAGCGAATGTCCTTATTTCTTGCGTCCTTACCTGCTAtcatagctagttagctaactagttgctAATGTTAGCcaattagctagctaacgattGATGATGTGTAACATAGACAGAGCGAAAGAGGCGAGCGAGAGCCCAACTCCGGCAAAAATGTGCCTTCCCCAGCAGGGGGACATGTTTCGTTTTTTTCGCTTACATTTAAAGCGatgagtttttgtctggaggtCAGTGTCTAATTTGCTCAACAACAAATGTAATGGTTTATTTGTTCGAATATAagttttgtaatgtttttttacAAGTGTTCTGATAAGTAGGGCGTGACAACTCCGATGTTGTGGGATGTCTCGAGCTGGCTATTCTGACATGAGGCTGTTAGCATAGCATCTCTATTCATTGACGTCAACACTATATTAAAAATAATTAGATGtttccaccaatccaaagaggaATAAGCGGGAGTTTGACAGCCCGCTGTGCTGCTTTGCGGACAACTACTCCATTGTTTGGAAGGAGAGACAACGATATCGTCAGTGCATCCATCATCTTTGCCTTAAAGCAGGGATTTGgaaactccagtcctcaggggccGGCGTGGTGTCGCAGCCCTCccagcaaacacagctgatttaaactaAGTGCATTCTAAACTggagatcatgattagttgattattggagtgaGGTGTGTTAGCGAAAGTGTGACTGGCACAAATCAGGCGCCTAGGACCccatagagaaggatagaggcctctagtggccaacgctattgagggcttccaccattttaaagacgCATTTTGTTAATTTGAGTCTGTAATGCCCAGAGCACGCAGGACCCTCTACCAGCGAACAATGACCTGAAAACTTGAAAGAGTCATGATTATACAAGCCTCTCGTTCAGCATAGTTGGCTTATTGAAGCTGTCATTTGTGACGGAGACTTGTAAAGGTGTGCTTTAAACAATGTACATTTGTTGATTGCTTGGCGTTCAAATAAGAGTATTTCTTGATATATTTGAAACAATGTCTAGTTGTGGCGGAATGCATAGCTTGACTGCCGCGAGGGTGATAAGTAGCCTGACGACTCGCACTCAATTCTTCTGTTGCTTTGTCATTCGCTACATACTTCTAATTGCTGAGAATAAACTAACGTCCGTAGGCGTGGCGTATCGTTTGTCCGGAGtaaggagtctgggtagccaggcctGGTGATAAGCACAGTCGAAAGCgaactgcacccccccccccccaaacgatAAGTGTTTGAATTTGTTGAGCAGAGGCTGTGTATGTTTTGGTTTTACAAAGCTGTATCCATCCTAACATTAAATAATCAATTAATTGCAGTCATTCTTACACCATGCGATGAAATATCAATTCTAAACATGTCTATTTTCTTGCGCGCATATGACAGACTGTGTGAATTGAGCACGTCTCTGAAGCTGCTGAGCCGGAGGAGCGTGTATTATTCCTGCTGTAGTATTCATTGCAGCCAGCACTAGCAGGTCAAACAAACGACTAAAATGAAAAACGAAATGACTCGAGCCATTAATGAGTTGTTCAAAAATAAATAATAGTTTGCAACTCACTAATTCCTATGGGTGTAGCCTCattggcgctgcccatgctgtcacagacgttataatggcacagatataaagatgagtcctctatctctgTGAGTAATTTATTTCGCCACAGAGGAAGAGTACGCCCATATTCCCCTTCACTGCTACTCATGTCTGTGTACATCTGTCTAACAGGAACCATCTTTGTACACTGTGAAAGCAGTCCTCATTCTGGATAATGATGGAGAGAGGCTCTATGCAAAAGTAAGACTTTGATGATTAGGTGTGTTATACTGGGcttgaacaaaagcctgcacactcaGTAATTCAGAACCGAAGTTGGCAAGCTCTGCTATGTAACTAATTCTGTCGTTATGCAATACCCAGCTGCATTAGTCTACCATTGGAAATGTACTAACAAGGTCGATCCATATGagttcaatcactttttgacagcatcccttttgatttaaacaaaacttTCCATACATCTTTGCCCATGGatgaagtggtcagaaagtgacttgTTGGACATGAATgtcaaaacattcaggagataggGGTGCTCAAAGTTtcccattttgcataccccaccctaccatgagacatccatgtccaTCACTGGAGAAGATACATATTTAAGTCTGATATAATTTATAATCTTACAAAACAGGATCTTCAAACAAttttatttcatatattttttattgttgaataaaaatcgtttttttttaacctttttaaTGTAAATTATATAATAATGTGTATACTCcaatttttattatatttttttcttaTTTGCATATATAGCTTATACCCTACTTTAAATCTTCAGAGGTTTTTGTGATGTGCCAGCCATCGGTTGAAACACAACATGCTCTTGAGTACAAGGTGGGTGTCATTTCAAACATAGGTCCATTctatgaattatatttctatcCCTTCAGACCAATGTCAACTTAAATGGTCATGTCTATTCTATtatctatatttctatgatttcaataTGTATCCTTTGGAGGATTGACAGTATAATTTTAAACTAATAAAAAGCATGAGCTGGCACACACCCAGAGAAAAgtatttagtgtagaggtgctgactaatggTGAATAAACTGTAAGCTATTAAAACCAGAAGAGCCGCACACTCTATATATAACCGCCCTGTAATTCATTGGGTAAAAAAacatttcggcatcactgtgccttcttcagggtggcACAGTgatacccaataaattactgggagtttatatatatatatatatatatacacacacacactgctcaaaaaaataaagggaacacttaaacaacacaatgtaactccaagtcaatcacacttctgtgaaatcaaactgtccacttaggaagcaacactgattgacaataaatttcacatgctgttgtgcaaatggaatagacaaaaggtggaaattataggcaattagcaagacacccccaaaaaaggagtgattctgcaggtggtgaccacagaccacttctcagttcctatgcttcctggctgatgttttggtcacttttgaatgctggcggtgctctcactctagtggtagcatgagacggagtctacaacccacacaagtggctcaggtagtgcagctcatccaggatggcacatcaatgcgagctgtggcaagaaggtttgctgtgtctgtcagcgtagtgtccagagcatggaggcgctaccaggagacaggccagtacatcaggagacgtggaggaggccgtaggagggcaactacccagcagcaggaccgctacctccgcctttgtgcaaggaggagcactgccagagccctgcaaaatgacctccagcaggccacaaatgtgcatgtgtcagcatatggtctcacaagggctctgaggatctcatctcggtacctaatggcagtcaggctacctctggcgagcacatggagggctgtgcggaccCACAAAGagatgccaccccacaccatgactgacccaccgccaaaccggtcatgctggaggatgttgcaggcagcagaacgctctccacggcgtctccagactctgtcacgtctgtcacatgtgctcagtgtgaacctgctttcatctgtgaagagcacagggcgccagtggtgaatttgccaatcttggtgttctctggcaaatgccaaacgtcctgcacggtgttgggctgtaagcacaacccccacctgtggatgtcgggccctcataccatcctcatggagtctgtttctgaccgtttgagcagacacatgcacatttgtggcctgctggaggtaattttgcaaggctctggcagtgctcctccttgcacaaaggcggaggtagcggtcctgctgctgggttgttgccctcctacggcctcctccacgtctcctgatgtactggcctgtctcctggtagcgcctccatgctctggacactacgctgaccgacacagcaaaccttcttgccacagctcgcattgatgtgccatcctggatgagctgcactacctgagccacttgtgtgggttgtagactccgtctcatgctaccactagagtgagagcaccgccagcattcaaaagtgaccaaaacatcagccaggaagcataggaactgagaagtggtctgtggtcaccacctgcagaatcactcctttattgggggtgtcttgctaattgcctataatttccaccttttgtctattccatttgcacaacagcatgtgaaatttattgtcaatcagtgttgcttccaaagtggacagtttgatttcacagaagtgtgattgacttggagttacattgtgttgtttaagtgttccctttatttttttgagcagtgtatatatatatatatatatatggagtatgggactttaaaaaacattttttatagcTTCCAGTATAATTTAAAACCggtattcccattcaagtcaacattctctgatgtACCGCCGGTACCATTTTGAAAGTCTAAATTTCTATTTTATTATTTTaggacacccaccctgtattcgaGCATGTTGTGCCTCAACCGATGACGTgcacaaaaacctcagatgacgtaaagtagggtctaagctacaacatataAGATTTTTTTGGTTTGTTGAGTTTACACGTTTTTAGATCATTTACGAAGAAAAAAGAAAAGATGACAAAATTATAAaacagtttgacaaccctgtttgtaagcttgtAAATGATATCAATCTCAACCGTTTATCTTTtcaagacatggatgtctcatggtatggtggggtatgcaccttcttatctcttgaatgtttttgtattcaggtccaaaaagtcacaTTCTGAGCATTTTCTACaatgggcaaatatgtatggaaggtttcattcaaatcaaaaggggtgctgtcaaaaagtgattgcattcaaatggatttacccaaCAACCAAAAATATTTGTGGTATCAATCCCCTCCTTCTGTTCATGCATTTTACTGCTTTATTGACAGTATTATGATGGCACCTACCCTTCAGTGAAGGAACAGAAAGCTTTTGAGAAGAACATCTTCAGCAAGACACACAGGACTGACAGTAAGAAATGCATTtgaatacacacacgcacgcagactAGTTATGTGTAGGTCAGCTTTGTTCACCTGCACCTGCCCatgcaattgctaataacccatcttCAACCCCCGACTATTTttgataaagtgaaaatctgaggcccgTACCCGACCCTAAACCACAAAAATATAGAAAATTGACAGTGGGtgcaggataaaaaaaaaaaaaaaaacaattacgCCTAATTTAGATCGCCTACCAAGATGTAgtaaattataagcagaaacataagCCTATATGTTAATCAACTTGTCTATACTTAAATACGCATCTCTTCTGTCGTTACTTGTTTTCCTAGAAGACTAAATGAATCCTTGGTCACCAGAAAATGTCATACAAcgattgaagcattcattctatcTAGTTGACTACGATTCGGTGCAGTAACtctctcttattgaattaaactcagacattgtcctttttgcctcaGTTGATCGCCGTTAACTTTTTCTGCCCAaattcccaaaagcatttggcgCGTGAACAGTTGGTGCGTAAGCCTAAGCTTTACGGCCTAACACCAGATCAAAAAAATATTAAAGAAAAACCTAAATGTAGACTTTAGATATGAATTGcacaataattatacatttatggatttttaATGCAAAGTTTCAATTTTTTTCAACCCACACTCCACCCACatgcccttcatccacacaatatttcatgaccctaaacacaCCAGCCTCGCGGATATAACCGCAGGGACTGCAGGTTATGAGTCAACTCGCACTTCACTAACACATGCACAGGTCATTGAATCGTGTTTTACCTCTTTGTCTCATTGTCATGTTTCTGTGCCTACTCAGGTGAGATCGCTCTTCTAGAGGGCCTCACAGTCGTCTACAAGAGCAACATTGATCTCTTCTTCTACGTTATTGGAAGCTCACATGAAAATGAGGTCATCATATTGGAAGGACGTGATTGGAAACAATTAATGCATTAATTGTATGTTTCATTTCAGTGCACTCTGCCATTCTCTAAATAACCTTTTTGGTGTGTCGGGTGTTTTTGTTTCCCTCCAACAGTTGATGCTAATGGCTGTTCTGAACTGTCTGTTTGACTCACTTAGCCAAATGTTGAGGTGAGACCTAAAGCTTATTAATTACAGCACATATTTAGTCATCGGTCATCAAAAGGCAAGCCTTGAAAATGatttgtctgtctctgtaggAAGAATGTTGAGAGGAGAGCTCTACTTGAGAACATGGAAGGTCTCTTTCTAGCTGTGGATGAAATTGTGGATGGAGGGTGAGTTCTATATTTTATACATTGATAGTTGAGCTGTCCTCTTATCCAGAATGActttcatcttaaggtagctaggtaagACGACAACATGTCATAGTAAATACAACTTTTTCTCAGTAAGCAGCTGTCAGTAAAATCAGTGCTAGTAAGACAAGTGTGGGCAGTTGCGTGTATTCATGGTTGCCAAGGGTagccaggcttcccccaaaaaTTGACCAGAAAGAAAAAATTATCAGAGCAAACGAAACAGTGCCGATCTGTCTCTGTGTAGGGCATCTATCTGACGCTGTCTGGTCCAAAAGAGTATGACGTTGTTGCTGcccatagcattgaatgcaagggatgCCAGTGAACATTTGACGTCACTTCATttcaaaaaagtttaaaaaagtagCCAATCAGTGAgatcaactgtgaatggtcctggcgcaccaaaaaaaaagtgtcaatggaagccagtttggatttggtgtcactcctatcaaatcgcGTCGAGAGAAAAACGTCTTTGACAGAAAAACCTGAAtggttgcatctcgttgtgttgtcctccagtagctagctaggtaaaattgtccctttcctaaattagccatggattgAGAGACATTTGGACCTGTGGTTTTACTttattctccgtactggccaatgattgtAATGGCGATTCTGacccaaccattaattcatacattgtaccTCTGgccttttagttgtcactgtattagactaagcattggtgatttgatgatgttgaaatggtgctggaatagtggaggcagctcctgttttctttgcgacttgcggtaactctccgtggttctaaatccaTAGTTGTTTAGTGGTGCGAGTATGTCGGAAAtgttaacttgcttgaccatgctgtaggtcatgtaactgttacatgcaatatgctttgtggactccaccggacagaggttgctctccggttttgtgatgaaacaaaggtgtgtttGAAATAATTCTGccgctgtgtcttcttattgtctctgcctttaTATCACAGTGGCaagacatatgaactaacaggttacgcaattatcacaacacatgggTTGAAATATGCCTTTATTTCTGGCTTCCCCAGtggttattatttattttatttttttacccaccCACTGCTCCCTCTGTCCTTGCAGTGTGTGAGTGATAACAAGCTTTTCCCTGCTGTCTCCTACAGCGTGATTCTGGAGAGTGATCCTCAGCAAGTGGTCCACCGCGTAGCTCTAAGGGTAAGTAAaggtctctctcctcccctcccatcctctccctaGAAAGTACTCTTAACTCAACCTAGTGGACCTTAGTGGAAAGTGTTCTGAGTATTGGTGCTGTTGTGTGACCAGGAGCTAAGAACACCTGACAAATGCGGGTAGATTTTTGTAATTTTTGGAAAAtgtgtctatttcaccagccattGTTGGTGGGTGGTCACGCCTCCACAATGTGAGCATTTCACTAGCATTAGGGAATAAAAAGTCAAGTATGATCACATTTATAGTCAAATAAACGCTGCAGTAGatgttttcaaagtatttctgccATTTTTGTATCATAGCTGGTAAATTAATCTTACAAAATCAAAGAACTACGAATCCTATATAGCCTATCAAACCTTGCGCTgaaacactgcctggctgggggTTGTGCGCAGGTGAAACGAAAGTTTACTGAAGTGAGACTTTATGCTTGTTTCTTGGCTGTTTACATGGTTTTGTAACAAGCtaggttgtttttctatgttttgagTTTCAACTGTTAGGGAAGAGAAGATGACACGGCTACTAGTCAGATTAAATCTCACGGGCACAAACATGACTCCAGTCGCGCAACCATGGCAACCTCCCGCCCTTAAAGGGGCAGGtgacatttttgtctcatctgtgatattttggttaaaaGACTGAGATGACAAAAAATTACAACTATTCAATATACCAGATTATTTACGTCTTACTAGTAATATTGTTTcagaaacattacaaagcatgctcatctgttttgttggtgtaattttttttatttatttttttgactt encodes the following:
- the LOC129860584 gene encoding coatomer subunit zeta-1-like isoform X3 gives rise to the protein MDTVTLYYDGTYPSVKEQKAFEKNIFSKTHRTDSEIALLEGLTVVYKSNIDLFFYVIGSSHENELMLMAVLNCLFDSLSQMLRKNVERRALLENMEGLFLAVDEIVDGGVILESDPQQVVHRVALRGEDVPYSEQTVTQVLQSAKEQIKWSLLR
- the LOC129860584 gene encoding coatomer subunit zeta-1-like isoform X1, with the translated sequence MDTVTLEPSLYTVKAVLILDNDGERLYAKYYDGTYPSVKEQKAFEKNIFSKTHRTDSEIALLEGLTVVYKSNIDLFFYVIGSSHENELMLMAVLNCLFDSLSQMLRKNVERRALLENMEGLFLAVDEIVDGGVILESDPQQVVHRVALRGEDVPYSEQTVTQVLQSAKEQIKWSLLR
- the LOC129860584 gene encoding coatomer subunit zeta-1-like isoform X2, with protein sequence MSFCLEEPSLYTVKAVLILDNDGERLYAKYYDGTYPSVKEQKAFEKNIFSKTHRTDSEIALLEGLTVVYKSNIDLFFYVIGSSHENELMLMAVLNCLFDSLSQMLRKNVERRALLENMEGLFLAVDEIVDGGVILESDPQQVVHRVALRGEDVPYSEQTVTQVLQSAKEQIKWSLLR